In one Trichlorobacter lovleyi SZ genomic region, the following are encoded:
- a CDS encoding response regulator, producing MKTEFDQKTALAMLWVEDDEMILELQASLIIASFPAITLYTAANGKQGLELFLTHTPDIVVTDINMPEMCGVQMAETIRAIKPDTKLIAISGKTAETGKNGKFSLQSPAGKTTEFDCFIVKPVLLADLFSAIEKCLAEIAQQASKPGCSA from the coding sequence GTGAAAACCGAATTTGATCAAAAAACTGCGTTGGCGATGCTTTGGGTGGAAGATGACGAAATGATTCTGGAGCTGCAGGCCTCTCTGATTATCGCCAGTTTTCCGGCAATCACACTCTACACAGCTGCCAACGGTAAACAGGGGCTGGAACTCTTTTTGACCCACACCCCTGATATCGTTGTAACTGACATTAACATGCCGGAGATGTGCGGTGTGCAAATGGCTGAGACCATCCGAGCCATAAAACCGGATACAAAGCTGATCGCCATTAGCGGTAAAACGGCTGAAACGGGGAAAAACGGTAAATTCAGCCTCCAAAGTCCAGCCGGAAAAACCACTGAATTTGATTGTTTTATCGTTAAACCGGTTCTCCTGGCGGATCTCTTCTCCGCCATCGAAAAATGTCTGGCTGAGATAGCGCAGCAAGCTTCAAAACCCGGATGTTCCGCTTAA
- a CDS encoding MerR family transcriptional regulator, protein MQPNVTVEEWVARFRAIGLDQAAMQQWHHLFETENPAGHQSFLEWLGLSNERIAEIRAKSA, encoded by the coding sequence ATGCAACCAAACGTAACCGTAGAGGAATGGGTTGCCCGTTTTCGGGCCATCGGGCTGGATCAAGCCGCCATGCAGCAATGGCATCACCTGTTTGAAACCGAAAATCCGGCCGGCCACCAGAGCTTTCTGGAATGGCTGGGACTTTCAAACGAACGTATTGCAGAGATTCGCGCCAAGAGTGCGTAA
- a CDS encoding MASE3 domain-containing protein, with amino-acid sequence MYDTAGSTSRSLLLKGALFSIFTVLLYLIAQRDYLVFHSFAELFSIVIACGIFMLAWNSRAFYDNNYLLFIGITYLFVAFFDTLHTLAYRGTGIFTSFDHNNLAPQLWLVARYLESIALLTAPLFFRRRLQITGVFLLAGAVSVLALWSIFWARNFPDCFISGLGLTPFKCTSEYLIVLILAAALALLYREKAHFEPNVLRLLTLSISCTIITELFFTIYTDLYGVFNFVGHIFKILSFGFMYKAIIETALRQPYSLLFRELKQSEETLRQKEESLLLAQRLAHMGSWEWNLHDNSMWWSDEMYALFDYDKQQTTACLERIFERVHPDDMPAVQQATAAYLQEKQPLKFSHRIIQRDGSVHHLQVEFNRPRRDQRGTALLAVGIVHDITDQVQAAKMREDIELITHHDLKTPLNPVIGIPEILLMDANLTPEQTELIQMIKTCGYRILNIIDSSLSLYKMEQGTYTLTTTSCNLLQLIHEIARGSEQQLTRKQLKLTCLIKGAPAGPDDLFMVPCEELLCYTMLSNLISNAVEASPPGADITVSCEQDALWSSITIHNQGAVPVEIRASFFDRYVTHGKQKGTGLGTYSALLAARTHHGDISMTTSEEGGTFSLRCACRTTLKQHSPPRSIPCNPVTRISSLSVPVRPDWEPPFSSPARHPVFRS; translated from the coding sequence ATGTATGATACTGCCGGTAGTACGTCTCGTAGCCTGTTGCTGAAAGGCGCGCTGTTCAGTATCTTCACCGTTCTGCTGTATCTGATTGCGCAACGTGATTATCTGGTGTTTCACAGCTTTGCAGAACTGTTCAGCATCGTTATTGCCTGCGGCATCTTCATGCTGGCCTGGAATTCCCGGGCCTTCTACGACAACAATTACCTGCTCTTTATCGGCATTACCTACCTATTTGTCGCCTTTTTCGACACCCTCCATACCCTGGCCTACCGCGGCACGGGTATCTTCACAAGTTTTGATCACAACAACCTGGCCCCGCAGCTTTGGCTGGTAGCGCGCTACCTGGAGAGCATCGCGCTGCTGACAGCCCCGCTCTTTTTCCGGCGGCGCCTGCAGATCACCGGGGTGTTTCTGCTTGCGGGCGCTGTTTCAGTGCTTGCGCTCTGGTCAATCTTCTGGGCCCGGAACTTTCCGGACTGTTTTATCAGCGGACTGGGGCTGACCCCTTTCAAGTGTACCAGTGAGTACCTTATCGTACTGATTCTGGCTGCTGCCCTGGCCCTGCTGTATCGGGAAAAGGCACACTTTGAACCCAACGTGCTGCGCTTGCTGACCCTGTCGATCAGCTGCACCATTATCACGGAGCTCTTCTTTACGATCTACACCGACCTCTACGGGGTCTTCAATTTTGTCGGCCATATCTTCAAGATCCTCTCCTTCGGCTTCATGTACAAGGCCATCATTGAAACCGCCCTGCGGCAACCCTACAGCCTGCTGTTCCGGGAACTGAAACAGAGTGAAGAAACGCTGCGCCAGAAAGAGGAATCGTTGTTGCTGGCCCAGCGGCTGGCCCATATGGGAAGCTGGGAATGGAACCTGCACGACAACAGCATGTGGTGGTCGGACGAGATGTATGCCCTGTTTGACTACGACAAGCAGCAGACCACCGCCTGCCTGGAGCGGATCTTTGAGCGGGTGCACCCTGACGACATGCCTGCCGTGCAGCAGGCAACCGCCGCCTACCTGCAGGAAAAACAGCCCTTGAAGTTTAGCCACAGGATCATTCAACGCGATGGAAGTGTCCACCACCTGCAGGTTGAGTTCAACCGCCCCCGACGTGATCAACGCGGTACTGCGCTGCTGGCGGTAGGAATTGTCCACGACATTACGGACCAGGTTCAGGCGGCAAAAATGCGTGAAGATATCGAACTCATAACGCACCATGACCTGAAAACACCCCTCAACCCCGTGATCGGCATTCCGGAAATACTGCTTATGGATGCAAACCTGACCCCGGAGCAGACTGAGCTGATACAGATGATCAAGACCTGCGGTTACCGGATCCTGAACATCATCGACTCCTCCCTGTCACTCTACAAAATGGAACAGGGCACCTATACGCTGACAACAACCAGTTGCAACCTGCTGCAGCTGATTCATGAGATCGCCAGAGGGTCAGAGCAGCAGTTGACACGGAAACAGCTGAAGCTGACCTGCCTGATCAAGGGAGCGCCGGCCGGTCCGGATGATCTGTTCATGGTGCCCTGCGAAGAACTGCTCTGCTACACCATGCTGTCAAATCTGATCAGCAATGCCGTGGAGGCCTCTCCGCCGGGCGCGGACATTACCGTCTCCTGTGAGCAGGATGCACTCTGGAGCAGCATCACGATTCATAACCAGGGCGCGGTACCGGTGGAGATCCGCGCCAGCTTCTTTGATCGCTACGTCACCCATGGCAAGCAAAAGGGTACGGGGTTGGGCACCTATTCCGCCCTGCTGGCCGCGCGTACCCATCACGGTGATATCTCCATGACAACTTCTGAGGAGGGCGGCACCTTCTCATTACGGTGCGCCTGCCGAACCACCCTGAAGCAGCACAGTCCCCCTAGGAGTATCCCATGCAATCCTGTGACGCGGATATCATCATTATCGGTACCGGTCCGGCCGGACTGGGAGCCGCCTTTCAGCTCTCCAGCCAGGCACCCGGTCTTTCGATCCTGA
- a CDS encoding MerR family transcriptional regulator, translating into MYRISQLARSFKLSRSTLLYYDRVGLLCPSGRSEAGYRLYSTADKERLALICSYRQAGLGIEEIRCLLATAADGSEAVIRQRLQAIGSEIRQLQAQQRLLAGMLTLPTGGELSQAVDKQTWIEMLRAAGMDDQAMLQWHSEFERRAPQAHQAFLLSLGISEQETEQIRKQAASQTTLPFSTST; encoded by the coding sequence ATGTATCGCATCAGCCAGCTGGCCCGCAGTTTCAAGCTCTCACGCAGCACCCTGCTCTACTACGACCGGGTCGGCCTGCTCTGCCCTTCCGGCCGCAGTGAGGCGGGCTATCGCCTCTATTCAACTGCCGACAAGGAGCGGTTGGCCCTGATCTGTTCTTACCGTCAGGCAGGTCTTGGGATAGAAGAAATCCGTTGTCTGCTGGCAACCGCCGCAGACGGCAGCGAGGCGGTCATCAGGCAGAGACTGCAGGCTATCGGCAGCGAAATCAGACAGTTGCAGGCCCAGCAACGGCTGCTGGCCGGGATGCTCACGCTGCCAACCGGCGGAGAACTGTCACAGGCGGTGGACAAGCAGACCTGGATTGAGATGCTGCGGGCCGCCGGCATGGACGACCAGGCCATGCTGCAGTGGCACAGCGAGTTTGAGCGGCGCGCCCCCCAGGCCCATCAGGCCTTTCTGCTGTCACTGGGAATCAGTGAACAGGAGACCGAACAAATCAGAAAACAGGCTGCCTCACAGACAACCCTGCCGTTCAGTACTTCCACTTGA